GCGTACCTTCTTTGTTTCCATTCTTGATACAAAGAAATCGCTAGAAAAACGAGTAATACCCACATCATAATGTTATTACTATTCCAAAGTAACTGCCATCCTAATATTACACTAAAAAAAACACATGACAATTTCATCATCTTTTCATGTGCTTGTAAATACGGAAAACGATATGATAATACATTAAATAATACTTTTCCGCCATCAAGTGGCCAAATAGGCAATAAATTAAATCCTAAGATAATGACATTATTCCATACAAAGAAATGGTACAAATCATCAGTTACCCAGCCCGCTTGATACAAAATATAGGCGACTGCAATCATCCATATATGCTGAATTGGTCCCGCCATAACGACAATCAATTCTTCTTTTAATGATTTATTCCCATGTTCCTCCATCTCAGCTACGCCACCAAACGGCAAAAGCTGAATTTGTTTAATACGCCAATTATAATATGCAGCTGCAAAAGCATGCCCCAATTCATGAACTAAAACGATACAAAATAGTAATAGTAACTCTTTAAAACGCGCTGTAAAAATACCAATAACGATAATAACCCAAAACAATGGATGCACCGTAATTTTCGTTAAAACATCTCTATATTTAATCAAATGAAATCACCTGAATAGGATCAATAAATTTTTCATTCTTTTTCATCGCGAAATAAAATTTACCGTTTTTATTATTTTCGTCACTATTCACCGTTCCGATTTTTTGTTTTTTTGAAACGTAATCATATAATTTTACTGACATATCGTTTAAATTTCCATACCAAGACTCCGTGCCATCAGCGTGTTGAATTTGAACTGTATTTCCAAGTTCCTCTTTCTTGCCCGCAAAAACAACTACACCTTCATTTACTGACTCAACCGTTGCATTTGTAGCCGTTTGAACAAATACACCTTGGCCATTTTTTTGAAACCCTTGCATCACCTTTCCAGAGGCAGGAATCGCATAATCCTTTTGCTGAATAGTCTTTTCTTTTTTCTCATTTGGAGAAAAGAAAACGAGAGGTTTTCCAAACTGCTTTTCATACCATTTCGATATAGTAGCAAATTGAAATTCTTCTTGCATAACTTTTTCTGTGACAGCTCTAGTACCATCAAAAGAAGAAGGTGCATTTTTAAATAAAATAGCAACTGAGAGAACTAATATTGCTGATAGCAAAACTTTGAAGAGAAAAACTTCTTTTCGAAATAGAGGGTGAATTTCCTTCTCTCCTTCTTCAATAAATACCGTGTCACTATCAAAGTCCCCTCCAGCAAAATACTGATCTTCCTCCATCCTTTCTTGCTCTGCTTTCCTTTTCGCAATCCGCTTTTTAATTTCTTCCACACGTCTATTCTTCATACTGTCTCCTTTCTTTAGTGAGCCTTATTCAAATAGAAACAGTTATATACAGTTTGTACATATGTATGAGTTATGGAAGAAAGATATTCATGCGAAGAAAAAAAGAAAGCACTCCGCATATATGCGAAG
This genomic interval from Bacillus cereus contains the following:
- a CDS encoding M23 family metallopeptidase; this translates as MKNRRVEEIKKRIAKRKAEQERMEEDQYFAGGDFDSDTVFIEEGEKEIHPLFRKEVFLFKVLLSAILVLSVAILFKNAPSSFDGTRAVTEKVMQEEFQFATISKWYEKQFGKPLVFFSPNEKKEKTIQQKDYAIPASGKVMQGFQKNGQGVFVQTATNATVESVNEGVVVFAGKKEELGNTVQIQHADGTESWYGNLNDMSVKLYDYVSKKQKIGTVNSDENNKNGKFYFAMKKNEKFIDPIQVISFD
- a CDS encoding M50 family metallopeptidase; the encoded protein is MIKYRDVLTKITVHPLFWVIIVIGIFTARFKELLLLFCIVLVHELGHAFAAAYYNWRIKQIQLLPFGGVAEMEEHGNKSLKEELIVVMAGPIQHIWMIAVAYILYQAGWVTDDLYHFFVWNNVIILGFNLLPIWPLDGGKVLFNVLSYRFPYLQAHEKMMKLSCVFFSVILGWQLLWNSNNIMMWVLLVFLAISLYQEWKQRRYAFMRFLLERYYGNKRDIEKIAPIEVKTEDRLYTIFTKFRRGYKHSIIVHGKYKEHYTLDENELLYAYFAEKRTTSSVEELIG